In Flavobacterium enshiense, the genomic stretch CGGATTGCCGACAGGCGTAACCGGCAGTTATTCCACAGGAGTAGTCACAATTGCCGGAACACCCACTGTCTCAGGAAACTTCAACTTTACCGTAACCACTTCCGGAGGATGTGCTCCCCCTGCCACCGCTATGGGAACCATTAACGTTACCCCACTTCCGAACATCGCTCTGACTTCCGCCAACGCGACCCAGACACGTTGCCGAAACATAGCCATAGCCAATATTACCTATAACGTAAGCAATGCCACGGGGGCTTCCGTTACCGGATTGCCGACAGGCGTTACAGGAAGTTATTCCACAGGAGTATTCACTATTACCGGAACACCGACGGTTTCAGGAGCCTTCAATTTTACCGTGACAACTTCCGGAGGATGTGCTCCCCCTGCCACCGCTACGGGAACCATTTCAGTGACCCCGCTGCCAGCCATTACCCTGACTTCGGGCGATGCAACCCAAACCATTTGCCAAAACACTCCTTTTATCACTACCACTTATAACATAGCCAATGCCACCGGGGCTTCCGTTACCGGATTGCCGACAGGCGTTACAGGCAGTTATTTAGCAGGAGTAGTCACAATTGCCGGAACACCGACGGTCTCAGGAACCTTCAATTTTACCGTAACAACTACCGGAGGATGTGCTCCCCCTGCCACCGCTTCGGGAACCATTAACGTTACGGTCATCCCAACTGCTTCTATTTCCTATAGTCCCAGTTCATTTTGTGTAACTAGCGCAAACCAAAACATAAACTTAACCGGAACAGGAGCTTTCAATGGAGGAACCTACACTGCAGCCCCAGCCGGTTTAAGCATTAATTTCGGTTCAGGAAGAATTAACCCCGGCGGAAGTACTGCCGGAACTTATACCGTGACCTATACCATTCCTGCCAGTGGCGGTTGTGCGCCTGTTCCAGTTACTACTACCGTTACTATCACTCCGGTACCTACTGCCAGTATCAGTTATCCAGGAAATCCGTTTTGTAATTCTATCATTGAAACCAGAGCGGTAACTTTAAGCGGAACCGGAGCATATACCGGAGGAACTTACTCTGCTTCACCGTCAAATTTACCCATTGATTTATCTACAGGAGCAATCTCACCACACAACATTACAGCCGGGACTTACACAGTAACGTATACCATTCCGGCCAGCGGCGGCTGTTCACCCGTATCCGTTACTACAAGTGTAACCATTACGGCTATACCTACTGCCACCATCAGTTATGCTGGCCCGTTTTGTAAATCGGTAACAACCGCTCAAAACGTAACACGAAGTGGAACCGGAGCATTTACTGGGGGAACTTACTCTGCGCCCGGAGGATTGACCATTAACGCATCCACGGGAGCTATTACACCAAGCACTAGCACTGCCGGGACTTATACTGTAACTTATACAACTCCTCCCGGTGGAGGTTGTGCGCCTGTTCCAGTTACAACTACCGTTACCATCACTCCTGTACCAACAGCCACAATCAGTTATGCGGGAGCTCCGTTTTGTATATCAACGAGTGCTTCACAAAACGTAACCCTGATAGGAACCGGAGCATACACCGGAGGATCCTTTACCGCTTCGCCGGCAGGTTTATCCATTAATTCATCTACCGGAGTAATCACACCAAGCGCGAGTACCGCAGCAGGAACGTACATCGTGACCTATACCATACCGCCCAATGGAGGGTGTGCAGCCGTACCCGTTACCACAAGCGTAACGATTACTGCCGTACCTACTGCCAGCATCAGTTATACTGGAGCTCCATATTGTTTATCTGTGACTACTCCGCAAAACGTAACCCTGACAGGAAGCGGGACTTATACTGGCGGAACTTATTCTGCTTCACCGACAGGATTAAGTATTAATCCATCTACGGGGGCTATTACACCAAATGCCAGTCTTGCAGGAACCCACACCGTAACCTATACCATACCGGCCAGCGGCGGATGTGCTTCAACATCAGTAACTACAAACGTTCTTATTGACAATGATCCCGTCGGAGGAACTCTTTCATTAGACAACTCCCAATCTTCAATAACACAATGCTTTCTTGCATCCGGCAACTTATATTTATCCGGCTATGTTGGCAGGATTGTAAAATGGCAATACTCCACAACTGGAGGCACCTCATGGGTTGACGTTACTAATCCAACAACCGCACACAGCTATAGTAATATCACACAAACAACAAAGTTCAGAGTGATTGTTGAAAATCTGGGGGGGTGCTCTACAGCTTCAACAATTTGTACCGTTTATGTTATTCCGAATATTAAGCCTTCGCCAGTATCAGCTTCTCCATCAACTATATGTGTGGGCGGCTCTTCGGTATTATCCGCAACAAGTGGATTTGCAACGAGTCAAAACATTGCTACAGGAGGTGATTTTCAAAATGCGAATCCTGCTGGCTGGACAGTAGACAGTTGCACTAACAACTGTTTAAACGCCGGAGCCAGCAATACTGACCCTGGTCCGTGGAAACTCTCTGCAACCAATGGAGGCACTTACTCTGGCACTAATTATTTATCAATAGGTAAATTCGCTATTGCTAACGGAAATTTCAACTCTCAACTTTATACACCGATTTTTAATACCATAGGTTTAACTTCTACAACTTCTGCAAGGCTACAATTCACACATGCCTATAATTTACAACCTGGAGCAATCGGTACTGTTGAAATAGCAGTTAACGGAGGGCCTTGGACTACTTTGTCGCAGTACACGGGATCATCGGGAGTCCCAAGCTATTCAAATTTCCTAAACGGCAACATAGATCTTACTTCTTATATCGGACTTACCAATTTACGTATTCGATTTAATTACCAGGGAACTCTTGGAAGTTCCTGGGCAGTTGACAATATTGGTATTCCTAATGCTCCTGCCGCTTCTACAGTACAATGGGTAGATTCTTCCGGCAATCCTCTACCGGGACCGGAGGCCTCTACGAATACTTATACTGTTTCCCCAACCACAACAACAACTTACGGAATCGTTTCTGTATATAATGGTTGTGTAGGTTATGATGACCCTAGCACTCCAAATGTAGTGGAAGGCATTGCTTATGTAACTGTTACGGTTAACCCAAGACCTACAGCCCTCATCAGCCAGGATCAGTATGTTTGTTACAATACGCCTGCCACTTTAACAGTTCATTTTACGGGTTCTGGACCATACCGCTTTACTTTAAGAGCCTTAAACACAGTTACAAATGCGGTCACAAATACCGTTTACAACAATATTACTCCAAACGCGAGTGGAAATTACACTTTCAATACCATTAATTTAACTGCAACAACGGTGTTTACTATATCGGCATTAAATGACTCGAAATGTAATTCTATTTCTGATGATATTGATGACAGCACAGTAACAGTAACTGTTCTTAACGGTACCGCAGGTCTTTGGACAGGATTGATAAGCTCCGATTGGTTTAACTGTCTGAACTGGGCCGGCGGACTGCCATCTGCAACTGTAGATGCAGTTATACCAACAGTCACAATAGGAGGAAGAATGCCTGCTATTGATAATGCCAGCCCATTTGCTACGTCTAACGGTAACATCGCAATCGCAAAAAATTTAATAATCAATACAGGTGCAAGAGTTAGTATGGATTCAATCAATGTATCAACACCCAATCTCCATATAAAAGGGAATTGGCAAAACAGCGGAAGATTTTATCCGGGAAGAGGTACTGTAACGTTCAATAGTAGTACAGCGAATTTCATTCACAATATGAATACTTTTGCCGGAAACAATTTTTCTGAAGAATTCTGGAACCTAACCCTAAACTGTACAAATACAGCTCGAGGTGTTATTACTCCCGACTTATTTAAGTTATTAGTCCGAAATGATGTAAACCTGACAAGCGGTGATTTAAGGTTAACCGGTGAAGCACAACTGATTCAAGAAGGAGCGTCAGCAAATCCAGCCGGCGGAACAGGTGTCCTTTTACGTGATCAGCAGGGTACAAAAAGCAGCTATCACTATAATCAATGGTCATCGCCGGTTAGTGCAGATAATTTAAACTATACTATAGGCGGTGTCTTAAAAGACGGGACCAATGCTGATATTAGCCCTTTCAGTCAGAATCCCATAAATTTTGGATGGGGGTATGACTTTTCGGATGGCCCGCTTACAAGTCCGATTAAAATAAGTAATCGCTGGCTGTACAAATATG encodes the following:
- a CDS encoding T9SS type A sorting domain-containing protein; the encoded protein is MKKIYFFGIMLLLYTTYGLSQNCGAGFTLSSSASSICSADPVTLTLSGSETGINYQLRNGSVLSTVGGSTGNPISFTVNPTTTTTYDVIAVGCASPYDSITITVIPPPSITLTTGDATQTICQNTPFSTTTYNIANATGASVTGLPTGVTGSYLAGVVTIAGTPTVSGNFNFTVTTSGGCAPPATAAGTISVTPLPAITLTSGDATQTICQNTPFSTTTYNIANATGASVTGLPTGVTGSYLAGVVTIAGTPTVSGNFNFTVTTSGGCAPPATAAGTISVTPLPAITLTSGDATQTICRNTAFITTTYNIANATNASVTGLPTGVTGSYSTGVVTIAGTPTVSGNFNFTVTTSGGCAPPATAAGTISVTPLPAITLTSGDATQTICRNTAFITTTYNIANATNASVTGLPTGITGSYSTGVVTIAGTPTVSGNFNFTVTTSGGCAPPATAAGTISVTPLPAITLTSGDATQTICRNTAFTTTTYNIANATNASVTGLPTGVTGSYSTGVVTIAGTPTVSGNFNFTVTTSGGCAPPATAMGTINVTPLPNIALTSANATQTRCRNIAIANITYNVSNATGASVTGLPTGVTGSYSTGVFTITGTPTVSGAFNFTVTTSGGCAPPATATGTISVTPLPAITLTSGDATQTICQNTPFITTTYNIANATGASVTGLPTGVTGSYLAGVVTIAGTPTVSGTFNFTVTTTGGCAPPATASGTINVTVIPTASISYSPSSFCVTSANQNINLTGTGAFNGGTYTAAPAGLSINFGSGRINPGGSTAGTYTVTYTIPASGGCAPVPVTTTVTITPVPTASISYPGNPFCNSIIETRAVTLSGTGAYTGGTYSASPSNLPIDLSTGAISPHNITAGTYTVTYTIPASGGCSPVSVTTSVTITAIPTATISYAGPFCKSVTTAQNVTRSGTGAFTGGTYSAPGGLTINASTGAITPSTSTAGTYTVTYTTPPGGGCAPVPVTTTVTITPVPTATISYAGAPFCISTSASQNVTLIGTGAYTGGSFTASPAGLSINSSTGVITPSASTAAGTYIVTYTIPPNGGCAAVPVTTSVTITAVPTASISYTGAPYCLSVTTPQNVTLTGSGTYTGGTYSASPTGLSINPSTGAITPNASLAGTHTVTYTIPASGGCASTSVTTNVLIDNDPVGGTLSLDNSQSSITQCFLASGNLYLSGYVGRIVKWQYSTTGGTSWVDVTNPTTAHSYSNITQTTKFRVIVENLGGCSTASTICTVYVIPNIKPSPVSASPSTICVGGSSVLSATSGFATSQNIATGGDFQNANPAGWTVDSCTNNCLNAGASNTDPGPWKLSATNGGTYSGTNYLSIGKFAIANGNFNSQLYTPIFNTIGLTSTTSARLQFTHAYNLQPGAIGTVEIAVNGGPWTTLSQYTGSSGVPSYSNFLNGNIDLTSYIGLTNLRIRFNYQGTLGSSWAVDNIGIPNAPAASTVQWVDSSGNPLPGPEASTNTYTVSPTTTTTYGIVSVYNGCVGYDDPSTPNVVEGIAYVTVTVNPRPTALISQDQYVCYNTPATLTVHFTGSGPYRFTLRALNTVTNAVTNTVYNNITPNASGNYTFNTINLTATTVFTISALNDSKCNSISDDIDDSTVTVTVLNGTAGLWTGLISSDWFNCLNWAGGLPSATVDAVIPTVTIGGRMPAIDNASPFATSNGNIAIAKNLIINTGARVSMDSINVSTPNLHIKGNWQNSGRFYPGRGTVTFNSSTANFIHNMNTFAGNNFSEEFWNLTLNCTNTARGVITPDLFKLLVRNDVNLTSGDLRLTGEAQLIQEGASANPAGGTGVLLRDQQGTKSSYHYNQWSSPVSADNLNYTIGGVLKDGTNADISPFSQNPINFGWGYDFSDGPLTSPIKISNRWLYKYAATTSNYFSWQAIGSTGSIKIGEGFTMKGVTGLEPNTNYQNYVFAGKPNNGNIDLPIEKDQIYLIGNPYPSALDANKFIENNIKQNGNATKNVINGALYFWDHFGGQTHYLAEYVGGFAVYNLTGGVIAISNDPMINNNNTTGSKIPKRYIPVAQGFFVSAETGSEGGLTTLIEGGTITINNNQRVFKVESPANSIFFKSTNNAVEEETDNRQKIRLGFESAAGLHRQLLLGTDANTSNLFDLGYDAMMFDPNQDDMYWYISNEKFVIQAVNNFNANQIIPIGITISTVGTTNIMIDELENIPASTQIYLFDSITGLYHDLRNGNFTAQLPIGEYHDRFSLRFTIETLSANDMDAINGILVFADSNHMLNIKNNLTDTIVDSVQLFNILGQSIAKWNVADEDQQNIKIPVEHIRSGIYIVKLKASNGWLSKKVIIR